GAAATCGCCTTTTTTGATCCAAGAATCCTCATTTGCTCGCCAGCCCACGTTTAAAACTGCTGAGACACTGTATCTTCCACGATCGCTCGGCATCTTACACTTTATTGTGTACTCGAGGTTCTGTGATCCGCTGTAATTCGACAGGTCGACCAAAGTTTCCCCAAGTACAATAGAAGCGGCATCTATCATCGAAACATCCTGAAATGTCACCTTCAAATGCGAATTGGAAGGGAAACTTTGAGGAGCTTCGCCATCGAAGATCACTTTCCCTTTCACAGTAATCATAACGTTCTCCTTATGAACAACTCCGATGCTCttgttttctgttgttttgtcGAGGATATGTTTGCCGGATCCTTCTTTTGGGGGAAAAGTAACATCATTACGCAATTCTCCTGGATCTTTTAAGACTTTATCTCGAGGTTGTTCGCAATCAAAGATCAGGCATCGATGGTGTTTGGCCCCAATAGTCACATATATGAAAAGTCCGATCAGGACAAGAAGTATCACCACGAGAAATGGGATAACCCAAAGGACCCAACGGGTTCTCGGTGCCTTGTAGTCCACCTCCTTGAACTTAGCCATCAAGCTCCTTTGAttgcttttgcatcaaaatGTTCTTTGGAAAATCCTGTATCAACAGCTACGAAGAGCGCTACGACGTGAGAATGTCGTCATCATGCAACCAATCATAGCCCCCGATATATTGTCTGTAGCAAAAAAAGATTGACTGGGGTGGTACACGGGATGAATGCCACCTTAATATACAGTAGTCGATATACCGCCCGATTTCTGATGCTGAGTGTCTTTTCCCATTCATATAGTGTTATATGCGTTAATTTACGACCAGACGTTAAGAATCGTCGATCCTACATAACCCCCTATCTTCCATTTCGTCTCACCACTCCCCTTTGTGGGTGCCTTGCCGGATCACAAAGGGCGTGCGCAACTGTCGCAACATCAACACTTAAGAGTGGATTTCGAGTGTCTTTTCGAGTGCGCGATATCAGTTCTTTCTTCAGCGGCgtcccaagctcagtgtgagggaaaaataaaaggatttgtatggcAATCCCGAAAAAAGAcgtgagaagataattttacgaaaaaattgtcaattaaaaagcctaaccttattgccattgtgggtcgcttccttcctgtgtatgtgttttttcttccagattcgacgcgaatgAAACGATTATCAGTTCATCGGTTGCCGACGGTTATAGTAAAATAACAAAGCTGAACACTCAATTCTCACGAGCCCAAcaaattcagtcaaatattcctggttaaaattccaccgtagaattcaattgcaaaggtttttctttcatttcaattccCATATGTAAAGCGCAAAACTATGCAGACTGTTTCAACTGAGTGACAAATGATCAATGATCAACCACAGCCCAAATGCCGGAAGAAGATTATCATAGCAGGGGACTCTACACTTAAATATCTTCAAAGCCACAAAATGTCCAGGAACTCGTAAGTCAAAATAGCCACATTCCCGGGATGCACAATGCAAGACATGAAGGATCATATCAAGCCACTTTTACGCAGAAACCCGGACGAGATTATTATCCATGTAGGAAGTAATTAGCACTTTAAGTTCCAGTAACTCTCCTCGTGAATGTGCAGAAAAAGTGGTTGGTCTAGCCAAATCAGTTAGTTCGGAATCCCCAGCAAGGATCACAATATCCAGTCTCATCAGTCAGTAGATCAGACGATGAAG
Above is a window of Montipora capricornis isolate CH-2021 chromosome 6, ASM3666992v2, whole genome shotgun sequence DNA encoding:
- the LOC138051853 gene encoding uncharacterized protein, translated to MAKFKEVDYKAPRTRWVLWVIPFLVVILLVLIGLFIYVTIGAKHHRCLIFDCEQPRDKVLKDPGELRNDVTFPPKEGSGKHILDKTTENKSIGVVHKENVMITVKGKVIFDGEAPQSFPSNSHLKVTFQDVSMIDAASIVLGETLVDLSNYSGSQNLEYTIKCKMPSDRGRYSVSAVLNVGWRANEDSWIKKGDFFTDTSYSVMIEKGIEEYKKDIALVRYL